From a single Nicotiana tabacum cultivar K326 chromosome 8, ASM71507v2, whole genome shotgun sequence genomic region:
- the LOC107793258 gene encoding putative protein phosphatase 2C 25, with protein MSCTVAISNSPVFSPSRVPVPASSSPSSPLRILRLQKPLPSSLIRASPDSTSPTVLKRKRPSRLDVPAFSMSFGNIPATPAAVADFMEAEGDGYSVCCKRGRKSAMEDRYSATVNLHTDSKHGVFGIFDGHGGAKAAEYAAENLNTNIMNELGNTTTDDEIKEAVKNGYLKTDSEFLNQQVRGGSCCVTALIRNGNLVISNAGDCRAVVSRGGVAEALTSDHRPSRKDEKDRIEASGGYVDCCRGIWRIQGSLAVSRGIGDQCLKQWVTAEPETRILGLNPELEFLILACDGLWDKISNQEAVDIVRPLCTTQQSLPACRKLVDLSVSRGSVDDISVMIVQMGRFC; from the exons ATGTCTTGCACGGTCGCTATTTCAAACTCGCCGGTGTTCTCGCCGTCTAGAGTTCCAGTACCCGCTTCCTCTTCTCCGTCATCGCCGTTACGGATTCTTCGTCTTCAGAAGCCTTTACCAAGTTCCCTTATTAGAGCTTCGCCCGATTCTACTTCTCCTACGGTTTTGAAGAGGAAGAGACCGTCTAGGTTGGATGTTCCTGCTTTTTCTATGAGTTTCGGGAATATTCCGGCCACTCCAGCTGCAGTCGCAGATTTCATGGAGGCTGAGGGCGATGGATATTCTGTTTGCTGTAAAAGGGGAAGGAAAAGTGCAATGGAGGATCGTTACTCTGCAACAGTCAATCTTCACACAGATTCGAAACATGGCgtttttggtatatttgatgGACATGGAGGAGCAAAAGCAGCAGAGTATGCAGCCGAGAATTTGAACACGAACATCATGAACGAACTAGGAAATACAACAACAGATGATGAAATTAAAGAGGCGGTGAAAAACGGTTATTTGAAAACAGATTCTGAATTTCTAAACCAACAAGTTCGAGGTGGATCGTGCTGCGTAACTGCATTGATCCGAAATGGCAATTTAGTAATATCCAATGCCGGCGATTGTCGTGCTGTTGTGAGCAGAGGAGGGGTTGCTGAGGCATTGACTTCTGATCATCGGCCTTCACGAAAAGATGAGAAAGATAGAATTGAGGCTTCG GGTGGCTATGTAGATTGTTGTCGCGGCATTTGGAGAATTCAGGGATCTCTTGCTGTATCAAGAGGTATTGGAGATCAGTGTCTTAAACAATGGGTTACAGCAGAACCTGAGACTAGGATTCTTGGACTTAATCCTGAACTGGAGTTCTTAATCCTTGCATGTGATGGTTTATGGGATAAGATTAGCAATCAGGAAGCAGTAGATATTGTTCGGCCTTTGTGCACTACGCAGCAGTCATTGCCAGCCTGTAGAAAGCTAGTTGACCTCTCTGTTTCGCGAGGTTCTGTTGATGATATAAGTGTGATGATAGTTCAAATGGGGAGATTCTGTTGA